Part of the Chaetodon trifascialis isolate fChaTrf1 chromosome 1, fChaTrf1.hap1, whole genome shotgun sequence genome, GCTACAGCTGCAGATCGATTCTCATCaataaactgactgactgagttaTTTCCTTATTTAACAACCAGCTCTCTAGCTGCAGTTAGGGACATTAATCATCACTTTCACTACTTTTTACACctttcagttgatttttttattttggattatTCAGTCCACGATTAGTGATTGAGCTGTCATTATTTCAACAGCATGCGTGATAAATATCTACTTCAACGTTATTCACACAGTTTTTTCCAACAAATTCAgttgtcactgaaaacaaataatAGCAAATGATCAAAACTCAAAGGTCCACCTACAAGCcgtttttctggagctttcagccaaGCCTGGTTGATGTAAGTGGACCTTAAATTTTTCTGAGAGGCGTTGACAGACGCTGTTCCCAAATGTGAACAACGAACTTTCacattcatgttgttcatgATTTCATGATGATGTCACTAGGTTGTGGCTCTCCAGCCATAAAACCCATCGTCAGCGGTTATGCTCGTATTGTGAATGGTGAAGAGGCAGTGCCTCACTCCTGGCCCTGGCAGGTGTCcctgcaggtaaacacacacacacacacacacacacacacacacacacacacacacacacacacacacacacacacacacacacacacacaggtttgtgtTTACAATTGTGTCATCTGCCTCTCGTTGTTTCAGCGATCCAATGGCTTCCACTTCTGCGGCGGCTCTGTGATCAGTGAGACCTGGGTGGTGACAGCTGCTCACTGCAGTGTCAGGTACACAACTTCGTCCACTCACCTTCGTCCACTCACCTTCGTCCACTCACCTTCGTCCACCTTCGTCCACTCACCTTCGTCCACTCACCTTCGTCCACTCACCTTCGTCCACTCACCTTCGTCCACCTTCGTCCACTCACCTTCGTCCACTCACCTTCATCCACTCACCTTCGTCCACTCACCTTCGTCCACTCACCTTCGTCCACTCACCTTCATCCACTCACCTTCGTCCACTCACCTTCGTCCACTCACCTTCGTCCACCTTCGTCCACTCACCATTATGTTTTTGCTGTGAAGCAGCTTCAGATGTTAAATTTagactgaacacacaaacactgagctgctaACACACTTTGTTGTTCTGTgaagctctgtctgtctctttctgcgTTCGTCGCCTTCCAAAGCTTTTTCGGGACATTTTGAAGATGTTTTTCACCCAAAATGGCCACCTCatgtttccttctttctctctgcaggacatCCGACCGTGTGGTTGTTGGAGAACACGACCGCGCCAGCAGTTCCGAGGCCGTCCAGGTCATGGGTGTTGGCAAGGTGGGTGACAAATGTCATCAGCTTCTAATCTCATCACAgtgtcttcctgtgtgtttgccggccataatgatgtcatttcctgccAGGTGTTCAAGAACCCCGGCTTCAACATGTTTACCACCAGCAGCGACATTGCGCTCATCAAGCTGGCCAGCCCCATCCAGATGAACGCGCGTGTTTCCCCAGTGTGTTTGGCTGAGACCGCCGACAACTTCCCCGGAGGCACTCAGTGCGTGACCAGCGGCTGGGGCCTGACCCGTTACAACGGTGAGAGGACCTGCACTggctggccaatcagaggagagCAGGGTGGGGCATCTAGACTGATAGAGCAGTCAGATGGTTTAACAGCGATGGTTATGGGCAGGTGACAAAAATCAGGTGAAACATCAGAAATTTTACACTATGCAATGTAGGGgaattaacttaatttgatgttgcattcgttgataaaatactggggcaccaccttcctcagctaagaaggactgcagggattaactgctataatgctgatgaaatactaacgaatgaaccaacagtaaaccagtctgataatcgGGAAacgtaaactctggatacagggatcgtttatatccagctcaaaaggacactgtttAACCATGACTtgaatcaaaatctcatttattaaacacaattatggataatgaataatgtatcatgaatagtatgACAGAAGATATaggtgatatgacataacaaaaagagaaacttatggcaacacaatggcaaaataagtttggcgatagtgagaagtagttttaaggGAATAATAGGAACACAAATGTAATGTGTTTTAACCCGAACCAAAGgttcaacagctggctgcagttTTTCGGTTTCGTTGTGTCTGTGAAGTACGATTTTAGACTGATAACAATAAGATTGATAACCTCTTcaatggccggtcgaaaagtgCCTCCAGAATTATTATTGCTTGACTAAAATTTactaataaaaaacaaatcatgcgGCTTGACGTGGTgagtaaaatgaaagtttcatgGCAAACACAAAAGAAAGCACGTCTTCTAAAGAATAACTCACGCTACTCAGCGTTGCTTTgagcagaatcagaatcagaaatcctttatttatccccgaggggaaattgtttttgttgcagtgctccttacaagaatagaattagaataaaattagaaaagagagagaactatatacataaaaagcaaatatagagaacaaaatatttatattgaaaatatatatatatataaaacaaaacataccacaaaatatagaacagaatatatatatatatatatatatatatatatatatatatatatatatatatatatatatatatatatatatatatatatatatatatatatatatatatacatacatactgaggaaaaaataaacagtatatacaaacggatGTGCAAAGTAAATTTGGCTACAAAAGTCGAATTTAGTCAAATATGTGACAGCATAAGTGAAActccaagggccattcagagggaggaggtgttcAGGTTGATGTCCACAGCCAGGAATGACTTCCTGTAGCTTTCAGTCCTGAGTTTAGGTGGGAcgagtctctcactgaacgtcctcctgtgcctggccagcacagcATGAAGTGGGTATGAGacgttgtccatgatagtcTGTAGCTtattcagcagagcagcacagaagacGGAGAAACTTGAAGAACAAAACGGCGGGACACAACTAAGACAAAGAAGGCTGGATGAGACTCAGCGAAGAAAACAACTGTAAGAGAGGACGAGAaaattttcaatggcatttcgacactgttcacaacatgcgttagaCAATTCTTATGAACAAATGAcgacattcaacaataatcatgataacaatttctaatactcatcctaatatatatgatgacCCAAGTTATAACTAACACAACATAGCAAcaaaataaagagaggcagacaatATTTGCCCTAAATGATTGTTACTACTTATCATAATTGTCTTATATCAAGTATCTAACGTAACAACAACAGCATAACTacaaacctctagatggcagcatggttcc contains:
- the LOC139330037 gene encoding chymotrypsin A-like, whose protein sequence is MAFLWILSCLAFAGAAYGCGSPAIKPIVSGYARIVNGEEAVPHSWPWQVSLQRSNGFHFCGGSVISETWVVTAAHCSVRTSDRVVVGEHDRASSSEAVQVMGVGKVFKNPGFNMFTTSSDIALIKLASPIQMNARVSPVCLAETADNFPGGTQCVTSGWGLTRYNAPDTPALLQQATLPLLSNDQCKQYWGNRITNTMICAGASGVSSCMGDSGGPLVCEKAGAWTLVGIVSWGSGNCSTSVPGVYARVSALRAWVDQTIAAN